Proteins encoded together in one Pedosphaera parvula Ellin514 window:
- a CDS encoding MarC family protein: MSLFEYTLLAGSSLFVIVDPVATVPAFIAMTPHDTPEQRIKTARLACFVMAGVLLSFAAAGRVIFKLMGITMPAFQIAASIVLLLVALDMLRAQRSRVQETHEETEAGAEKADIAVTPLAIPMLAGPGAISTAILLQNQAKTAAQHAAVYVCILGVSFASYLILKVSARGAKWLNPIAMNVAIRIMGLLLAAVAIQFGLNAFKTLRTDLLANPPGM; encoded by the coding sequence ATGAGCTTGTTTGAATATACTTTGCTGGCAGGCAGTTCGCTGTTTGTGATCGTAGATCCGGTAGCGACAGTGCCGGCATTTATTGCGATGACGCCGCATGATACCCCGGAACAGCGGATCAAAACGGCGAGGTTGGCTTGTTTTGTCATGGCAGGTGTCTTGCTCTCATTCGCAGCGGCGGGGAGGGTGATATTCAAATTGATGGGGATTACGATGCCAGCGTTTCAGATTGCAGCGAGCATTGTATTGTTGCTGGTGGCGCTGGACATGTTGCGGGCGCAGCGCTCTCGCGTGCAGGAAACGCATGAGGAGACGGAGGCTGGTGCAGAGAAGGCGGATATCGCAGTGACGCCGCTGGCGATTCCAATGTTAGCCGGGCCGGGAGCCATCTCGACAGCCATTCTGTTACAGAACCAGGCAAAAACGGCGGCCCAACATGCGGCAGTGTATGTGTGCATCCTTGGCGTTTCTTTCGCAAGCTATCTGATCCTGAAAGTTTCAGCACGAGGAGCGAAGTGGTTAAATCCGATCGCGATGAACGTGGCGATCCGCATCATGGGACTATTGCTGGCGGCAGTGGCAATTCAATTCGGTCTGAATGCGTTTAAGACGTTGAGAACAGATTTATTGGCCAACCCGCCAGGAATGTAG